From a region of the Phaseolus vulgaris cultivar G19833 chromosome 6, P. vulgaris v2.0, whole genome shotgun sequence genome:
- the LOC137833482 gene encoding uncharacterized protein: MRIITLNVRGFGSPVKWRYIKELIRKEDVKMLCLQEVRLSNFSLNNCCQLWGDNDIDYIYSNPTNGSGGILTIWHNKFFKRSNHIINRWFIVFSRLFKEKNIPVVIVNVYSSCNLQVKMQMWSELLEIRQREPCNSWCIFGDFNSIRNERERRGINSPNGIGNKRELQGFNNFIDNMELVDIPCIGRKYTWYRPNGKAKSRLDRFLISLEWLQQWKGSKQYVLDRQISDHCALVLKSNVVDWSPKPFRFLDIWQEDKEFENFIKSKWESYVVQGNEIIVLKEKLKMLKSDLKGWNKDVFGHTEKIKLDILRNIQELDMRDDVDSLDEN; the protein is encoded by the coding sequence ATGAGAATTATTACATTAAATGTGAGAGGGTTTGGGAGTCCTGTGAAGTGGAGGTATATTAAAGAATTGATCAGAAAGGAAGATGTTAAAATGTTGTGCTTGCAAGAAGTAAGATTGtcaaattttagtttaaataattgCTGTCAGTTATGGGGAGATAATGATATTGATTATATTTATAGCAATCCAACCAACGGGTCAGGGGGTATTCTTACGATTTGGCATAATAAGTTTTTCAAGCGCTCTAACCACATTATCAATAGATGGTTCATAGTGTTCTCGAGGCTGTTCAAGGAGAAAAATATTCCTGTTGTCATTGTAAATGTGTACTCTTCGTGTAACCTGCAAGTGAAAATGCAAATGTGGTCAGAGTTATTAGAGATTAGACAGAGGGAACCGTGTAACTCTTGGTGCATTTTTGGGGATTTTAATTCCATAAGAAATGAAAGGGAACGTAGGGGGATAAATAGTCCCAATGGTATTGGCAACAAGAGAGAACTGCAAGGTTTTAATAATTTCATCGATAACATGGAGTTGGTGGATATACCTTGTATTGGAAGAAAATATACATGGTATAGACCTAATGGTAAAGCAAAGAGCAGGCTTGATAGATTTTTAATTTCCCTTGAATGGTTACAACAATGGAAAGGGAGTAAGCAATATGTTTTAGACAGACAAATATCTGACCATTGTGCCTTAGTGTTAAAATCAAATGTGGTAGATTGGAGTCCTAAACCTTTTAGGTTTCTTGATATATGGCAAGAGGATAAGGAGTTTGAAAATTTCATCAAAAGTAAATGGGAAAGTTACGTGGTTCAGGGCAATGAAATTATTGTGTTAAAAGAGAAACTAAAGATGTTAAAGAGTGATCTGAAAGGATGGAATAAAGATGTCTTTGGGCATACTGAAAAGATCAAACTTGATATCTTGAGGAATATACAAGAGTTAGATATGAGAGATGATGTAGATAGTTTGGACGAAAATTAG